A window of Argopecten irradians isolate NY chromosome 1, Ai_NY, whole genome shotgun sequence contains these coding sequences:
- the LOC138324111 gene encoding PIH1 domain-containing protein 1-like produces the protein MDKLNMLDPDSGAMDTDMTEAMYNKLLLEAASQQGYPVPPNDAAKENVLQVVPQPGFCLKTKAADGKKAFINVCHAENVPAPKEMTDQELLNLLDSEDPFGFRIPMSLGEPHAELDKSGNGCTAYDVVVNPGFLEKMKTSEVFRAFFISVTMEGIEDKYNQTLSREWVILKNKRFIGTLPEQRIRSKSKPLITEMDNSAPALPKAPKLDAADLKARGQTPEYRIVQDPAEGHPEYLVAEIDLPKVKTVNSVTLDIGEDRILLETRSNVYYLDIYLPFYLLQDECGAQFNRKTRILTITMPVQPS, from the exons ATGGATAAGCTCAATATGCTTGATCCGGATTCAGGGGCAATGGATACAGACATGACAGAAGCTATGTACAACAAACTCTTGCTTGAAGCT GCTTCCCAACAGGGATATCCTGTGCCACCTAATGATGCAGCGAAAGAAAATGTACTTCAGGTTGTGCCTCAACCAG GATTTTGCTTAAAAACTAAGGCTGCTGATGGAAAGAAAGCATTTATCAATGTCTGCCATGCtgaaaat GTTCCAGCTCCTAAAGAAATGACAGATCAGGAATTGCTCAATTTGTTGGATTCTGAAGACCCTTTTGGATTCCGAATCCCAATGAGTCTTGGAGAGCCTCATGCAGAACTTGATAAAA GTGGAAATGGTTGTACAGCTTATGATGTAGTGGTAAATCCAGGATTCCTAGAAAAGATGAAGACGAGCGAAGTATTCCGGGCCTTCTTCATTTCTGTCACGATGGAAGGCATTGAGGATAAATATAACCAGACTCTCAGTCGAG AATGGGTAATTCTGAAAAACAAAAGGTTTATTGGTACTTTACCAGAACAGAGGATCAGATCCAAGTCAAAACCACTGATCACAGAAATGGACAA tTCAGCACCAGCATTACCAAAAGCCCCAAAATTAGATGCAGCGGATCTCAAAGCCAG GGGTCAGACACCGGAGTACAGAATAGTTCAGGATCCTGCTGAGGGACATCCAGAATATCTGGTCGCAGAAATCGATCTACCTAAAGTC AAAACGGTGAACAGTGTGACACTAGACATAGGCGAAGACCGCATTCTTCTGGAGACAAGATCCAACGTGTACTACCTAGATATATATCTGCCATTCTATCTCCTACAGGACGAGTGTGGAGCTCAGTTCAACAGGAAAACAAGG attCTTACAATTACAATGCCAGTTCAGCCATCATGA
- the LOC138324121 gene encoding uncharacterized protein C3orf26 homolog, which translates to MADDLDDEWWNSGEHGVETSDSESEASGNNEPVKRKADAIDNDDDDDYEENKETDECQSHENKDKKQKAKRKRNTITVELKAKGCKSGTAEDLVQVITKHYKDKLSTVEWDNIQLDTDRNFFVSSDKDHTYVSYLRTILPKWKKMLKTELKPGSPLVLLISASAIRSVQLNREILDFKSSDCKIAKLFAKHFKLEEQQKFLAKKVCHIGLGTPNRLHTLVKSGALHLDNVVAVVLDWNWRDVKSKRMVDIPEIRGHLMEFMKDYMIPHISKHSCKIGML; encoded by the exons GAAATAATGAACCAGTAAAGCGAAAGGCTGATGCcattgataatgatgatgatgatgattatgaagAAAACAAGGAGACTGACGAGTGTCAATCACATGAAAATAAGGATAAAAAGCAGAAAGCCAAGCGTAAAAGAAAT ACTATAACTGTAGAGCTAAAGGCCAAGGGATGTAAGTCAGGGACAGCTGAGGATTTGGTCCAGGTTATTACAAAGCACTACAAGGACAAGCTGTCTACTGTAGAATGGGATAATATTCAACTGGATACAG ACAGGAACTTTTTTGTGAGTTCAGACAAAGATCATACCTATGTGTCATATTTACGTACCATCCTTCCGAAGTGGAAGAAGATGTTGAAGACAGAGTTGAAGCCAGGATCTCCACTAGTATTACTGATATCGGCCTCTGCTATCCGCAGTGTGCAGCTCAACAG GGAAATATTGGATTTCAAAAGCAGTGATTGCAAGATTGCTAAATTGTTTGCGAAGCACTTTAAg CTCGAGGAGCAGCAGAAATTTCTGGCAAAAAAGGTGTGTCACATTGGCCTGGGGACACCAAATAGACTACATACTCTTGTTAAATCAG GTGCCTTACACCTGGATAATGTTGTCGCTGTTGTGTTAGACTGGAACTGGCGTGACGTAAAATCCAAGCGGATGGTGGATATCCCGGAGATCCGTGGACATCTTATGGAATTTATGAAGGACTATATGATACCACATATATCGAAACATTCATGTAAGATTGGCATGTTATGA